The sequence TGGTTCAGACGAAGATCGCCTTGAGGATGGTGAAGAACAGGATGGCCAGGAACGCCCCGGCCGGCAGGGTGATCAGCCAGGACATGAAGATCGAGCCGACCACTCCGAGATTCAGTGCGCCGATACCGCGCGCGATGCCGATGCCCAGCACCGCGCCGACCAGGGTATGCGTGGTCGATACCGGCAAGCCGATGGCAGAGGCGCCGACCACCGTGGTCGCGGTGGCCAGCTCTGCGGCGAAGCCGCGGCTCGGGGTCAGCTCGGTGATTTCCTTGCCGATGGTGGCGATCACCTTGTAGCCGTAGGTCGCCAGACCGATGACGATACCGATGGCGCCGAGCAGCAGTACCCAGCCCGGCACCGCCGATTTGGCCGCGATTTCTGCCGCACCGCCGGACTGGATGACGCCGACCACGGCTGCCAGCGGGCCGACCGCATTGGCCACATCGTTGGCGCCGTGGGCGAAGGCCATGGAACAGGCAGTGAAGATCATCAGAACGGCGAAGACCTTTTCCACGCTGGCGAAGTGAAAGGTACGGTCCGCTTCCTCGTCCACCTTGATCCGCGACAGCAGCGCGACGCCGATCAAGGCCACCAGCACGCCGATGGCGAATGCCAGCAGCATGCCCTGACTGCTGCTCAATGTCAGACCGACATGCTTGAGGCCCTTGGTCACCGTCATCAACGCGACCATGAAGCCGGTGAGGAACATGTACAGCGGCACGAACCGTTTCGCGTTGAGGAACGGCTCGTCAGTATTGATGATCAGCTTCTGCACGCTCATGAACAGGCCGAAAGCGACGATGCCCGAAAGCATGGGCGTGACCACCCAGCTGGCAACGATCGGGCCGATCGCATCCCAATGCACGGCATCGACGGATATACCCACTGCGGCAAAGCCGATCACGGCACCGATGATCGAATGCGTGGTGGATACCGGCCAGCCCTTCATGGTGGCGACCATCAGCCAAGTGCCCGCCGCCAGCAACGCCGACATCATGCCCAGCACCATCAGATCAGGCGAAATGACTTCCGCATCGACGATGCCGTTCTTGATGGTCTCGGTGACTTCGCCGCCGGCCAGGTAGGCGCCGCAGAACTCGAAGATCATGGCCACGATGATGGCCTGCTTGATGGTCAGCGCCCGCGAACCGACCGAGGTGCCCATGGCGTTGGCGACGTCGTTGGCACCCACGCCCCAGGCCATGAAGAAACCGAAGGCGCAGGCAAGGATCAGGAGTACGAAGCCGTATTCCGAAATAAATGACATAAGAATTACCTGTTGAACCCAGAAAGGACGCTGGCGCCTCAGCGCGCCAGCAATTGTTCCAGACGGTTGCCGACACGCTCGGCACGGTCGGCCACGTCACCGATCCATTCGATGATCTTGTAGAGGAACATCACGTCGACTGGAGGCAAGTCCTTTTCCAGCTTGAACAGGGCACGGCGCACCGTGATCTGCATGCGGTCGGTTTCACGCTCGATCTCCTCGAGCTCCTCGACCATCTTTTCCACCAGCGTGGCTTCACGACCGCTGAAGCCGGTTTCGAGCAGCGAATCCAACTCCTTGAGTGCCTTGAGCGCCTGGCAACTGGCATCGACGCTGCGCTGAACGAAGGCCATCATTTCTGGCTGCAACGCCAGCGGGATGGTCATGCAGCGGCCCAGCATCAGGCCGGCGATGTCCTTGGCGCGGTTGGCAATTTTGTCCTGTACACTCAGCAGCTCCAGCAAATCCGAGCGCGGAACCGGCAGGAACAGGCTTTTGGGCAGGTGCTGACGAACGCTCTTCTTGAGCTTGTCGGCCTCGTTTTCCAGTCGGGCCATCTCTTTCTGGATCTGTTCGACCCGTTCCCAGTCTTCTGCCGTGATCGCCTGGAACAGCGGAACCAGGTTGGCGGCACATTCGTGAGACTTGGCCATATGCTGTTGCATCGGACCGATAGGCGAGCGTCCGAACAGGCTGACGAAAGGATTGATTGGCATAGGGAACACCCCGGCTTCAGAAGGCGGCAAGTATACGGATGACCTCAAAGGGCCGCCACCAAGTGACGTTGGTCACACTCAAACATAGGCATCATCTGGGCATCATGCAGAAAGAAACCGAAATCAAACTGCGCGCCAGTCGCGAAACCCTGCTGGCGCTACGTGAGCATCCGCTGCTGAAAAAGCGCAACAAGAGCGGCTGGCAGCGGCATGAACTATTCAACCAGTACTACGACACGCCGGAACGCGAGCTGGCGCAGGCCAAGGTCGCGCTGCGTCTGCGGCGCGACGGCGAACAGTTCATCCAGACGCTGAAGAGCCGAGGCCAGAGCGTGGCCGGCCTGTCCGAACGCAACGAGTGGGACTGGTACCTGGACAAGGCCAAGCTGGATGTGAAGAAACTCGCGGACGACTGCTGGCCGGCCAGCCTGGCCGAGCTGGACAAGAAGACGCTGAAGCCGATCTTCACCACCGATTTCGTCCGCGAAAAAGCCGAGATCGCCTGGGGACGCGGCAAGTCGAAGGTGGTCATCGAGGCGGCACTGGACCTGGGCAAGGTCGTCGTCGGCAAGCGGAGCGAGGAAATCTGCGAGCTGGAGCTCGAGCTGCGCCAGGGCGAACCCGAAGCGCTGCTGGAGCTGGCCACCGAGCTGGCCGCCGACCTGCCGCT comes from Stutzerimonas stutzeri and encodes:
- a CDS encoding inorganic phosphate transporter: MSFISEYGFVLLILACAFGFFMAWGVGANDVANAMGTSVGSRALTIKQAIIVAMIFEFCGAYLAGGEVTETIKNGIVDAEVISPDLMVLGMMSALLAAGTWLMVATMKGWPVSTTHSIIGAVIGFAAVGISVDAVHWDAIGPIVASWVVTPMLSGIVAFGLFMSVQKLIINTDEPFLNAKRFVPLYMFLTGFMVALMTVTKGLKHVGLTLSSSQGMLLAFAIGVLVALIGVALLSRIKVDEEADRTFHFASVEKVFAVLMIFTACSMAFAHGANDVANAVGPLAAVVGVIQSGGAAEIAAKSAVPGWVLLLGAIGIVIGLATYGYKVIATIGKEITELTPSRGFAAELATATTVVGASAIGLPVSTTHTLVGAVLGIGIARGIGALNLGVVGSIFMSWLITLPAGAFLAILFFTILKAIFV
- a CDS encoding TIGR00153 family protein is translated as MPINPFVSLFGRSPIGPMQQHMAKSHECAANLVPLFQAITAEDWERVEQIQKEMARLENEADKLKKSVRQHLPKSLFLPVPRSDLLELLSVQDKIANRAKDIAGLMLGRCMTIPLALQPEMMAFVQRSVDASCQALKALKELDSLLETGFSGREATLVEKMVEELEEIERETDRMQITVRRALFKLEKDLPPVDVMFLYKIIEWIGDVADRAERVGNRLEQLLAR